A genomic window from Bicyclus anynana chromosome 11, ilBicAnyn1.1, whole genome shotgun sequence includes:
- the LOC128198515 gene encoding uncharacterized protein LOC128198515, producing the protein MAVTTHLVFITGLLCSAVQGQYYASSYPSSYPCNCVAPPAPASPIYISLPTPAPICVSPPPLPPLMIEVPLPPPITISPPPLPPMCVTPPPLAPITVTPPPSPPMCVNPPPLPPMCVTPPAPPLMYVNPPTPDAILIELPCPGPIMIELPPIMVQPPAPPPVMVQPPPLPPIPVQPPAPAPMMIQPPQPPPMYIQPPSPCPITIQPPCPESIYVQPPPPGPLTVQPPPLPPICVQPPPPPPLCIQPPPPEPFCLQPPPPPPICFAPNPCPAPTCGCGVPPTALVAPIYL; encoded by the exons ATGGCGGTGACAACCCACTTGGTGTTTATAACGGGCTTGCTTtgc TCGGCTGTCCAGGGCCAGTATTATGCGTCGTCATACCCGTCGTCCTACCCGTGCAACTGCGtagcgccgcccgcgcccgccagcCCCATCTACATATCGCTGCCCACCCCCGCGCCGATATGCGTCTCCCCACCCCCGCTGCCGCCTTTGATGATAGAGGTGCCTTTACCGCCACCGATAACAATATCACCTCCACCGTTACCTCCTATGTGTGTGACTCCTCCGCCTTTAGCTCCGATCACGGTGACACCTCCGCCGTCACCCCCCATGTGTGTTAACCCACCCCCTCTGCCGCCCATGTGTGTCACCCCACCCGCTCCTCCGTTGATGTATGTGAATCCTCCGACTCCCGATGCGATTCTTATCGAACTACCGTGTCCGGGTCCTATTATGATAGAGCTGCCGCCCATCATGGTTcagccgcccgcgccgccgccggtgATGGTGCAGCCGCCCCCGCTTCCCCCAATACCTGTGCAACCCCCGGCGCCCGCGCCGATGATGATCCAACCGCCCCAGCCTCCCCCGATGTACATCCAACCGCCATCTCCTTGTCCTATCACAATCCAGCCTCCTTGCCCGGAGTCTATCTACGTGCAACCACCTCCCCCGGGTCCTCTGACCGTGCAACCACCCCCGTTGCCTCCAATTTGTGTCCAACCCCCTCCCCCACCTCCGCTCTGCATCCAGCCTCCCCCGCCGGAACCGTTCTGTCTTCAgccgcccccgccgccgccgATCTGCTTCGCCCCAAACCCCTGCCCAGCGCCGACCTGTGGCTGCGGGGTACCTCCGACGGCGTTGGTCGCACCGATATATTTATAG